Proteins encoded together in one Sphingomonas radiodurans window:
- a CDS encoding SGNH/GDSL hydrolase family protein, whose product MSALDVVARGIASRARSAVAASNRHARLLRAADAAEGRNAVVLPPWLGATAYAASTAYAAGQVVAHGGQWFMCGIAGTTPASGGGPATSGSGQYVQDGGSAVYWTCLGGARAADPGDGAPAVSVVTSNPALGANWLPGTYPGAYAVRGAAPAAYRTSFWSLAAFEAKAGVAMSAGASVVFDCDGDRLALFLPANSGQVRVIVDGRYLTPGSHVVTGADQWMVIDWTGSSGRRVRRYELETGKSASFFGCAQTATSAIVSAGGTGAPRMVVIGDSYNAGSSYRPWLAGGSIAQLLAKRLGWRDTWNLSVGGTGYLNPSASAFTTYGQRVGQALALTPDVVLLMGSTNDVGYAPAAVQAEVAQTLRAIRAGSDAPIVVVGVPSINVAGAAATEAAVQAAVAQSGDPLAFFVAVCGATPPWVLGSWNNASGVPAGTVNGGLYVAADNVHPPEIGFDYYAQRIEQAIRATVLTALAAG is encoded by the coding sequence ATGAGCGCGCTCGATGTGGTCGCGCGCGGGATCGCGAGCCGTGCGCGCAGTGCCGTTGCGGCGAGCAACCGCCATGCGCGGCTGTTGCGGGCAGCCGATGCGGCGGAGGGGCGCAACGCGGTCGTGCTGCCGCCGTGGCTTGGCGCCACGGCGTACGCGGCAAGTACGGCCTATGCGGCGGGGCAGGTCGTCGCGCATGGCGGGCAGTGGTTCATGTGCGGGATCGCCGGGACGACGCCGGCGAGTGGCGGCGGGCCGGCTACGAGCGGGAGCGGGCAATATGTGCAGGACGGCGGGAGCGCGGTTTACTGGACTTGCCTTGGTGGCGCGCGGGCGGCTGATCCGGGCGATGGCGCGCCGGCGGTGTCGGTGGTGACGAGCAACCCGGCATTGGGCGCGAACTGGCTGCCGGGGACGTATCCGGGCGCTTATGCGGTGCGGGGTGCTGCGCCGGCTGCGTATCGCACCAGCTTCTGGTCGCTGGCGGCGTTCGAGGCGAAGGCGGGCGTGGCGATGTCGGCGGGGGCGTCGGTGGTGTTCGACTGCGATGGCGACAGGCTCGCGCTGTTCCTGCCGGCCAATTCTGGGCAAGTGCGCGTGATCGTCGATGGGCGCTACCTGACGCCGGGCAGCCATGTCGTGACGGGTGCGGACCAGTGGATGGTGATCGACTGGACGGGCAGCAGCGGGCGGAGGGTGCGCCGGTACGAGCTGGAGACGGGCAAGAGCGCTTCGTTCTTCGGCTGCGCGCAGACTGCGACCTCGGCGATCGTGAGCGCTGGCGGCACGGGGGCACCGCGGATGGTGGTGATCGGCGACAGCTATAACGCTGGGTCGAGCTATCGCCCGTGGCTGGCGGGCGGGTCGATCGCGCAATTGCTCGCCAAGCGGCTGGGGTGGCGCGATACCTGGAACCTGTCGGTGGGTGGCACCGGCTATCTCAACCCGTCCGCCTCGGCGTTCACGACATATGGCCAGCGCGTGGGGCAGGCGCTGGCGCTGACGCCGGATGTCGTGCTGCTGATGGGGTCGACGAACGACGTGGGGTACGCGCCGGCGGCGGTGCAGGCGGAGGTGGCGCAGACACTGCGGGCGATCCGCGCCGGGAGCGATGCGCCGATCGTCGTCGTCGGCGTGCCGTCGATCAATGTCGCTGGGGCGGCGGCGACCGAGGCGGCGGTGCAGGCGGCGGTGGCGCAATCGGGCGATCCGCTCGCGTTCTTCGTGGCCGTGTGCGGCGCGACCCCGCCGTGGGTGCTGGGGAGCTGGAACAATGCGAGCGGGGTGCCGGCGGGCACGGTGAACGGCGGGCTGTATGTTGCGGCGGACAATGTCCATCCGCCGGAGATCGGCTTCGACTATTATGCGCAGCGCATCGAGCAGGCGATCCGCGCGACCGTGCTGACGGCGCTCGCGGCGGGGTAG